One Buchnera aphidicola (Aphis glycines) genomic window, AATTTTCTGATAAAATCAATCAAAATCAAAATATTCAAATATCTTCATTAATTGGTCATCGAGTCATGATACCTAATTCACAAATTGTTCATACTAAAGATATAAAGACAGAATTTGGAATAGATTTAATTGGTTATGCAACATCAGCTGAGATAAAAATATTAGATGAAAAGGGAAAAGTGCTGCATATCAAAACAATAAAAGATGCCAAACCTGGAATATATAGTTTTACATGGGATGGTTTAGATTTAGATAAAAACACTGTTCCTACTGGAAAATATAATGTCAATGTAATAGCTAAAAACAAAGACAAAGACATTCCGGTAGAAATCTTATGTGAAGCATTGGTACATAGTATAATTACTTCTTCTAGAGACCCTATAATAGATTTAGGAGCAATGGGTACCACAACGTTATCAAAAATTCGTAAAATTTTAAAATAAATATATATGCATTCAAAAAAAATTTTAAAATCAATTGTTTAAGGAATAAAATATGTCAACGATGGAAGCTATTAGTGGATTAATGGCAAACAGTAATAATATAGATGTTGTATCAAATAATATAGCAAACGCTTCTACGATTGGATTTAAATCGAGTACTCTTTCTTTTTTTGATATAGTATCTAGCTCGTTTTGCTCTAATAAAATTATCGGTTCTGGTGTTGGAACTTCTAATATGAGACAAAATTTTAGCAATGGAATATTAATGCAAACAGGCAGAGATTTAGACTTAGGTATTGTACAAGATGGTTTTTTTAGAGTATTAAATTCTAAAGGTTATGTATATTATACGCGAAATGGACAGTTTTTATTAGACAAAGATAAAAATATTATAAATATGGATGGAATGTATTTAACTGGTCAAAATCAATTCGATTTGCAAAATAATTTAAATAACATATCTAAATTAGAACCTATTAATTTAAAAAAATCTGATTTTCTCAAGTCTAAACAAACAAATACAATCAAATTACATGCAGATCTAATTGAAAATAATCACTCCTCCACTAATACTATCACAGGTTCTGATGATGATATATCAAATTCAGAAATCAATAACATTACTGTATATGATAAAAATGGACAAGCTCAAAACATAAATATTTTGATCAATAAAGACGAAAATGAATGGACTATTAAAATTGAGTCAAATAATATTAATAATTCAAATGATGATAAAATTGATGATACTATTCATTTAAAATTTGATTCTGAAGGTAAATTAACTTCTGATTCAAAAATAAAGATTAAATCAAAAAAATTTAAAGACCTGACTTTAAATCTAGAGTGTACATTAAAAAAATCAGAAGATGATAATAATACAATACAGATTTCTCAAGATGGATATCCAGAAGGTCATTTAACATCTTTTGAAATCTTAAATAATGGCGAAATTATAGGTCAATATACAAATCAAAGAGTAGAAAAAATTGGACAAATATTTTTATCTAAGTTTATCAACCCAGAGAAACTTAAACCTGAAAGTGGAAACGTTTGGTCCGCAACGCACGAATCTGGCAATGAAAATATTGGAATTGCAGGAGATAAAGGATTTGGAATCATAATTTCAAAAACTTTAGAATCATCTAATG contains:
- a CDS encoding flagellar hook protein FlgE, with protein sequence MSTMEAISGLMANSNNIDVVSNNIANASTIGFKSSTLSFFDIVSSSFCSNKIIGSGVGTSNMRQNFSNGILMQTGRDLDLGIVQDGFFRVLNSKGYVYYTRNGQFLLDKDKNIINMDGMYLTGQNQFDLQNNLNNISKLEPINLKKSDFLKSKQTNTIKLHADLIENNHSSTNTITGSDDDISNSEINNITVYDKNGQAQNINILINKDENEWTIKIESNNINNSNDDKIDDTIHLKFDSEGKLTSDSKIKIKSKKFKDLTLNLECTLKKSEDDNNTIQISQDGYPEGHLTSFEILNNGEIIGQYTNQRVEKIGQIFLSKFINPEKLKPESGNVWSATHESGNENIGIAGDKGFGIIISKTLESSNVNLNKELINMIVAQRNYQSSAQAFKTEDKIINTLINLR
- a CDS encoding flagellar hook assembly protein FlgD: MNNINANSSINNNVDNKTTSDFDSATNPLDLQNNFLSLLIAQIKNQDPTDPIKNTELTSQLAQINTATGIERLNNTVGKFSDKINQNQNIQISSLIGHRVMIPNSQIVHTKDIKTEFGIDLIGYATSAEIKILDEKGKVLHIKTIKDAKPGIYSFTWDGLDLDKNTVPTGKYNVNVIAKNKDKDIPVEILCEALVHSIITSSRDPIIDLGAMGTTTLSKIRKILK